Proteins from one Psilocybe cubensis strain MGC-MH-2018 chromosome 11, whole genome shotgun sequence genomic window:
- a CDS encoding Ubiquitin carboxyl-terminal hydrolase 14, which translates to MSCSHIGDIAALQPPRLSQSVHRSSSPFGKDGADGVDGHDEEPPAKMTKLAIVEEREEDKYEHITQVKCWACDSQNGAVVPEALSDPKIKSLVEGVMQSLSSARQSEVKAWEEEITPCEHTLTIEQFVSGHIPAEGLAHCNACDLKENLWLCLTCGSLGCGRQQFGGLGGNGHGLAHYEASGHAVSVKLGTITPEGGADIYCYVCNDAKEDPDLATHLASFGINVQTLKKTEKSMTELQIEQNLKYDFSLTGDDGKALEPVFGPGLTGLANLGNSCYMASVLQTVYSLPSFQTRYQNQASTHAEICPVSLPADCVECQMHKVADGLLSGRYSHPAHASADSLQHPSPTPVFQTGIKPTNFKALIGKGHEEFATMRQQDAEEFFTHLITVLRRDGQKYKERSEQDPTTIFSYATEQRLQCMSCKKVRYRTDAMDVVSVSIPATEKGKNEDGKILYEDVKLTDCLDHLLGTESLDYACPSCSTNVIAIKQMKFASLPEVLVVHAKKFQLVNWVPAKLDIPVILPEEDTLTFSERHIGTGLKESETELPNDAAAAPALPQFNEAAMAQLEGMGFPTVRCQKALLATGNSDPEAAMEWLFAHMEDPDIDSPIQLSASGSGASGGQTEPDPEQVAMLADMGFTSAQARKALRETSGNAERAVEWLFNHPEDTGEDAAPASTDSSSSVPTIPGLKDVPAKYELVAFISHKGPSVHSGHYVAHIKKNGQWVLFNDEKVVKADAESVKDLKKLAYLYFFVRV; encoded by the exons atGTCCTGCAGTCATATCGGCGATATCGCGGCATTACAACCTCCTCGACTGTCCCAGAGCGTTCACC GCTCGAGCTCACCGTTTGGCAAGGATGGCGCAGATGGCGTCGAT GGACATGATGAAGAGCCTCCCGCAAAAATGACAAAGTTGGCGATCGTCGaggaaagagaagaggacAAGTACGAGCACATAACACAGGTCAAGTGTTGGGCATGCGATAGTCAAAATGGAGCCGTCGTCCCAGAGGCGCTATCAGATCCCAAG ATAAAATCTCTGGTGGAGGGAGTGATGCAATCGCTTTCTTCTGCGCGCCAATCCGAAGTGAAAGCATGGGAGGAAGAGATCACGCCCTGCGAACACACACTTACCATCGAGCAATTCGTGTCGGGCCATATACCGGCTGAAGGACTTGCCCACTGTAACGCCTGCGATCTAAAAGAAAATCTGTGGCTCTGCCTCACCTGCGGTTCTCTAGGATGTGGGAGGCAACAATTCGGTGGATTGGGCGGTAATGGACATGGATTGGCGCATTACGAGGCTTCTGGGCATGCTGTGAGCGTGAAACTGGGAACAATTACTCCGGAAGGAGGAGCTG ATATCTATTGCTATGTTTGCAATGATGCGAAAGAGGATCCAGACCTGGCGACGCATCTAGCATCCTTTGGAATTAACGTCCAGACTCTCAAAAAGACGGAGAAAAGCATGACAGAGCTG CAAATCGAACAAAACCTCAAATACGATTTTTCTTTAACTGGAGATGATGGAAAGGCTTTGGAACCAGTTTTCGGGCCAGGATTGACGGGGCTTGCCAACCTCGGAAACAG TTGTTACATGGCTTCGGTCCTTCAAACTGTCTACTCTCTCCCCTCATTTCAAACACGGTACCAAAATCAAGCATCTACACACGCCGAGATATGTCCAGTCTCACTTCCAGCGGATTGTGTCGAATGTCAGATGCACAAAGTCGCTGATGGACTGCTAAGTGGCCGTTATTCGCATCCAGCTCACGCCTCAGCAGACAGCCTGCAACACCCTTCTCCTACTCCCGTTTTCCAGACAGGAATCAAACCAACAAACTTCAAGGCTCTGATTGGGAAGGGACACGAGGAATTCGCGACGATGCGGCAACAGGATGCAGAGGAGTTCTTCACCCATCTGATCACTGTTCTACGACGGGATGGTCAGAAATACAAGGAACGCAGTGAACAAG ATCCTACTACTATCTTTAGCTATGCTACTGAGCAGCGTCTACAGTGTATGTCATGCAAGAAAGTGCGCTACAGAACAGATGCCATGGATGTAGTATCTGTTTCCATCCCTGCCACTGAGAAGGGCAAAAATGAAGACGGCAAAATCTTGTACGAGGATGTAAAGTTGACCGATTGCCTCGATCATTTGCTTGGAACCGAGTCGTTGGATTATGCCTGTCCATCGTGCTCTACAAATGTCATTGCTATCAA GCAGATGAAATTTGCATCTCTTCCTGAAGTACTTGTTGTGCATGCGAAGAAGTTCCAGCTCGTAAACTGGGTTCCAGCCAAACTTG ATATTCCTGTCATTCTTCCCGAGGAGGATACCCTCACATTCTCTGAACGACACATAGGAACTGGCCTGAAGGAATCGGAGACTGAGTTGCCCAATGATGCTGCAG CTGCTCCGGCCTTACCCCAATTCAATGAAGCTGCCATGGCTCAATTGGAAGGGATGGGATTCCCTACTGTTCGCTGTCAGAAGGCTCTATTAGCCACAGGCAACAGTGATCCGGAGGCGGCGATGGAATGGCTTTTCGCGCATATGGAAGATCCTG ATATTGATTCGCCTATTCAACTTTCGGCTTCTGGGTCTGGGGCGTCAGGAGGGCAAACCGAGCCCGACCCTGAACAGGTGGCGATGTTGGCTGACATGGGATTCACCAGTGCACAAGCCAGGAAAGCTCTCCGAGAAACT TCAGGAAACGCCGAGCGCGCGGTAGAATGGCTCTTCAACCACCCAGAGGACACAGGTGAAGACGCTGCACCCGCTTCTACCGACTCGTCCAGTTCTGTGCCTACCATTCCGGGACTCAAAGACGTGCCAGCCAAGTATGAGCTGGTCGCTTTCATCTCGCATAAGGGACCCTCCGTCCATTCTGGGCACTACGTCGCGCACATCAAGAAAAATGGCCAGTGGGTGTTGTTCAATGATGAGAAAGTCGTCAAGGCCGACGCCGAGAGTGTGAAGGATTTGAAGAAGTTGGCATATTTGTACTTTTTCGTGAGGGTGTAA
- a CDS encoding Vacuolar protein sorting-associated protein 29, whose protein sequence is MVLVLVIGDLHIPHRTHDLPAKFKKLLVPGKIQQILCTGNVCDRETYEYLRTISPDVNIVKGDYDESTFPSSLVVSHSPIKIGVIHGHQSIPTGDLDSLSSLARQMDVDVLVSGHTHVFQAIEYDNRFFVNPGTATGAWTGTLNGEPTPSFALMDIQGSVVVTYVYQLIEGEVRVEKIEWRKEPETAHVPRSGVFPQSVPSPTIPGSPQGGSIW, encoded by the exons ATGGTCCTTGTTCTCGTCATTGGAGACCTTCATATTCCACATAGGACCCATGATCTTCCAGCTAAATTCAAGAAGCTCCTCGTGCCAGGCAAGATCCAGCAAATTCTTTGTACTGGCAATGTCTGCGATAGAGAAACATACGAATACTTGCGGACCATCTCGCCAGACGTAAACATTGTAAAAGGAGACTACGACGAATCTACATTCCCATCATCGCTTGTCGTGTCGCACAGTCCAATAAAAATTGGAGTGATACACGGGCATCAGTCGATACCCACAGGCGACCTGGATTCACTAAGTTCGTTGGCAAGGCAGATGGATGTAGATGTGTTGGTGTCTGGGCATACTCATGT ATTCCAAGCTATCGAATATGACAACAGGTTCTTCGTAAATCCAGGTACAGCAACTGGTGCTTGGACTGGAACCTTGAATGG GGAGCCAACCCCGTCGTTTGCTTTAATGGATATCCAAGGATCTGTGGTAGTCACATACGTATACCAACTTATCGAAGGAGAAGTGAGAGTTGAGAAGATCGAATGGCGCAAAGAACCAGAGACTGCTCATGTACCGCGAAGCGGGGTTTTCCCACAGAGCGTTCCAAGCCCCACAATACCAGGTAGCCCTCAAGGTGGCTCGATCTGGTGA
- a CDS encoding Delta(3,5)-Delta(2,4)-dienoyl-CoA isomerase, mitochondrial, protein MASYSSKWIKVSEPVPHVLLIELARAPVNAFCTEFWVAYGKLFDTLTADGYDVRAAVITSAFPKYFTAGLDLHDASALGSSGADTSLDSARASLSTRKHLLAFQTAIGAPERAPFPVIAAIHGHCIGLGVDLIGVCDIRYAAKDTKFSIKEIDIGLAPDIGSLAFLPKITGNHSLVRELTYTARVFSSDEARELGLVSRVVEGGRDEVVKEALALATFVAGKSPVAVSSAKHLITHSRDHSVPENLAYTGAWNAAALMTNDIRDNLLATSKKEKAKFAPLAVQTKLPKL, encoded by the exons ATGGCATCCTATTCCTCGAAATGGATCAAAGTGTCTGAACCTGTCCCCCATGTTCTTCTCATTGAATTGGCCAG AGCACCGGTAAACGCATTCTGTACGGAATTTTGGGTGGCGTATGGAAAGCTCTTTGATACACTAACGGCCGATGGGTATGATGTCCGCGCCGCTGTGATAACATCCGCCTTTCCCAAGTATTTCACCGCTGGTCTTGACT TGCACGATGCCTCTGCTCTAGGATCATCCGGCGCAGACACCTCACTCGACTCAGCTCGCGCCTCGCTCTCCACCCGCAAACATTTACTCGCATTCCAAACCGCCATTGGCGCTCCAGAACGTGCCCCTTTCCCTGTAATTGCTGCAATTCACGGTCATTGTATCGGCCTCGGTGTAGACTTGATTGGAGTGTGTGACATCCGGTATGCGGCCAAGGACACCAAATTTTCTATCAAG GAAATCGACATTGGACTAGCCCCCGACATCGGGTCTCTCGCCTTTCTCCCAAAAATCACAGGGAACCATTCGTTGGTTCGCGAGCTCACGTATACCGCTCGAGTCTTCTCATCGGACGAGGCACGAGAGCTGGGGCTGGTTTCTCGCGTTGTTGAAGGAGGCAGGGATGAGGTTGTGAAGGAAGCTTTGGCGTTGGCCACCTTTGTGGCTGGAAAAAGCCCCGTCGCTGTTTCAAGTGCCAAACATCTCATCACCCACTCACGAGATCACAG TGTTCCGGAGAATCTCGCATATACAGGAGCATGGAATGCTGCCGCGTTGATGACCAAT GATATCCGAGATAATCTCTTGGCCACAtcgaagaaggagaaggccAAGTTTGCTCCTTTGGCTGTGCAGACGAAGCTTCCAAAACTATGA
- a CDS encoding Thiol-specific monooxygenase, with the protein MSAFPVPRRILVIGGGPSGLVTLRNIRERGNFNHVELYERRDDVGGVWFLDEGSDTFPVSDNPRWPSPAYRGMIGNVLPEFLSFSEHPFPASPTTPHQPFPTLKETHNYLKGFATPYIEKGVIKLNREVVRVEELPSKRGWNVVTRNWNHNGKEEDEIWDAVVVAVGWYDNPVWPDTDGLEELKARGIAKHAKSWRGPESYVDKKVLVVGNANSSNDIAAQLASVANKPIYQSIRRPAFPGFVSLPDERIKMVAPVSKYTAKDTGDGGKADAHLSDGTVITDLDVVHIGTGYKIMPSFVYVLEESKGTLAPIANHDTKPHRVPSLHRLILYAHNPSLAFIGAPMSYTPFTIADVASTWLTLAWTGEASYPDTVDGRLAFERERMAAIDQWRNQIENPSALMVYNVLGHGEQEYARSLKEDIVKARPELHDALPEWNDERTALREAMHRTKLEALKYAKEHNAIDHVP; encoded by the exons ATGTCTGCGTTCCCTGTTCCCCGGCGTATCCTCGTCATTGGCGGCGGACCATCTGGACTTGTCACTCTTCGGAATATACGGGAACGAGGGAACTTTAACCACGTCGAGCTCTACGAAAGGAGAGATGATGTCGGTGGGGTCTG GTTTCTTGACGAAGGGTCGGATACGTTTCCAGTTTCGGACAATCCTCGCTGGCCATCTCCAGCGTACAGAGGAATGATCGGCAATGTTCTACCGGAGTTTCTGAGCTTCTCTGAACATCCCTTTCCCGCATCTCCTACAACGCCACATCAACCATTCCCGACTTTGAAAGAGACACACAACTACCTCAAAGGTTTCGCTACGCCTTATATCGAGAAAGGTGTAATCAAGTTGAATCGCGAAGTTGTGCGCGTTGAGGAGCTTCCATCCAAAAGGGGCTGGAACGTTGTAACGAGGAATTGGAATCACAATGGcaaagaggaggatgagatATGGGACGCTGtcgttgttgctgttgggtGGTACGACAATCCTGTATGGCCCGATACCGATGGTCTAGAAGAGCTTAAGGCCAGAGGCATCGCCAAACACGCGAAGTCTTGGAGGGGACCGGAGAGCTATGTCGATAAA AAAGTTCTTGTGGTCGGGAATGCAAACTCATCCAACGACATCGCCGCTCAGCTTGCTTCCGTTGCCAATAAGCCAATATATCAAAGTATCCGTCGCCCTGCCTTTCCAGGCTTCGTGAGCCTCCCAGACGAACGTATCAAAATGGTAGCGCCCGTATCTAAATATACAGCGAAGGACACTGGGGACGGCGGCAAAGCTGACGCTCATCTATCAGATGGCACTGTCATCACTGATCTGGACGTCGTACATATCGGCACGGGATATAAAATCATGCCCAGCTTCGTCTACGTTTTAGAAGAATCAAAGGGAACACTCGCACCAATCGCCAATCATGACACCAAACCTCATAGAGTTCCATCTCTCCACCGTCTGAtcctttatgcccacaacCCATCTTTGGCCTTTATTGGTGCTCCGATGTCGTACACCCCGTTCACCATCGCTGATGTCGCAAGCACCTGGCTCACTTTAGCCTGGACAGGGGAAGCTTCTTATCCCGACACGGTAGATGGTCGCCTCGCCTTTGAACGAGAAAGGATGGCTGCGATTGACCAGTGGAGGAACCAGATTGAGAATCCATCTGCGCTTATGGTGTACAATGTCCTTGGTCACGGCGAACAGGAATACGCTAGATCCTTAAAAGAGGACATTGTTAAAGCCCGACCGGAGCTTCATGACGCATTGCCAGAGTGGAACGATGAGCGAACGGCATTGAGGGAAGCGATGCACAGGACTAAACTCGAGGCCCTGAAGTACGCGAAAGAGCATAACGCAATAGATCATGTACCCTGA